A genome region from Crossiella equi includes the following:
- a CDS encoding type I-E CRISPR-associated protein Cse2/CasB, with product MSTALTTQAATPARATTVEERFVEHIQQLCARSSAARNQLRRTERRRPEDVSRAVHQVVARWLPDNPSPGRERAYYTVAALLAAQPNTTHRNIDDQPPPVVDDTAPETRPQQRRANRGRPWPEPVWDSPTARRRSALPAPNGTRS from the coding sequence GTGAGCACCGCCCTCACCACCCAAGCAGCCACGCCTGCCAGGGCCACGACCGTGGAGGAGAGGTTCGTCGAGCACATCCAGCAGCTGTGCGCCCGCTCGTCCGCAGCCCGCAACCAACTTCGTCGTACCGAACGTCGGCGCCCTGAAGATGTCAGCCGCGCCGTGCACCAGGTCGTGGCGCGCTGGCTGCCCGACAACCCCAGCCCAGGCCGCGAACGCGCCTACTACACCGTGGCCGCACTCCTCGCCGCCCAGCCCAACACCACCCACCGGAACATCGACGACCAGCCCCCGCCGGTAGTCGACGACACCGCCCCAGAGACGCGGCCACAGCAGCGGCGAGCCAACCGGGGGCGGCCCTGGCCCGAGCCTGTCTGGGACAGCCCGACGGCGCGAAGACGATCGGCTTTGCCGGCGCCGAACGGCACCCGGAGCTGA
- a CDS encoding type I-E CRISPR-associated protein Cse2/CasB: MGQPDGAKTIGFAGAERHPELICRQGLHGLHRHLPAVIRRMSEIDASPDWVRLLKDLARWECTPRLVAKEWQQIFYRTAYDPDALRAEE, translated from the coding sequence CTGGGACAGCCCGACGGCGCGAAGACGATCGGCTTTGCCGGCGCCGAACGGCACCCGGAGCTGATCTGCCGCCAAGGCCTGCACGGCCTGCACCGCCACCTTCCCGCCGTCATCCGCCGCATGAGCGAGATCGACGCCAGCCCGGACTGGGTGCGGCTGCTTAAAGACCTGGCCCGCTGGGAGTGCACGCCCCGGCTGGTGGCCAAGGAATGGCAGCAGATTTTTTACCGCACCGCCTACGATCCCGACGCCCTTCGGGCCGAAGAGTAG
- the cas3 gene encoding CRISPR-associated helicase Cas3' produces the protein MASDLDALAAWGKSSKGRSHPLVCHALDTAAVADRVLALFVGPALRRELVEALAPLGQPEIWVGTLCGLHDLGKVTPTFQGLNRAVSKFDAVAMRDIERVERQAGVSRRVDTPHGIVTALHFRQMLRAWGATPITAEVIAGALGGHHGHFPSTGSVRQAQREVNNHGGARWEAIREDVARRVLELRGLPDPTGLPWGRVQANEVVGTALAALTTLSDWIASDVTNFEFAAPDDLEAYTRHANSLADAAVGRLEWKAWQLATTFVDLFPAYPVRPVQSVVEALTKDLAEPGLVVIEAPTGEGKTKAALQAAAALSANTGAAGAYIAAPTRATGQQTFRELDKLLCQHGDPARPELVHAGAAEFLAELAARPTSVGEDDEQDSDLRAQSWFTNKKNLLAPVGVGTVDQALKGAIRSGHAFVRLVALTNKVFVVDEVHAYDTYMSTLLDRLLAWLGRMGVSVVLLSATLPRRRRDELIAAWRAGALGSMRAEPPKRHREDAYPRVTLATRDKPAEEHPAELSELNASRPLALKRISDDEVVAWALEEAGKGRAVAVVHNLVRRATHTYQQLQRSLTRLPKGRRPKLYLYTGRLTSGQRRAVENKLIDSFGEGGSRHAAIIVGTQVLEQGLDLDFDAMLTDLAPVDVLTQRAGRLHRHSRGGSRGEFVLHLAGVADGDTGPVFPPYLDRVYDSMILLRTWALLRDKKSITLPADVPELIDAVYDPAEGIGCPAGWHEAWQAAAEKLSRARTESNHKARLMYVPHPAALDDLSELTRNPMNTSRTREKSRRR, from the coding sequence GTGGCCTCCGACCTTGACGCCCTTGCTGCGTGGGGAAAATCGAGCAAAGGGCGGTCCCATCCACTCGTATGCCATGCGCTCGACACGGCAGCGGTTGCCGACCGAGTGCTCGCGTTGTTCGTCGGGCCTGCTCTCAGGCGGGAACTGGTCGAAGCGCTCGCGCCACTCGGGCAGCCGGAGATCTGGGTCGGCACACTGTGTGGACTGCACGACCTCGGGAAGGTCACACCTACCTTCCAAGGGTTGAACCGAGCAGTCTCGAAATTCGATGCGGTGGCGATGCGTGACATCGAGCGAGTCGAGCGCCAAGCGGGCGTTTCCCGGCGAGTCGACACCCCACACGGCATCGTCACCGCCCTGCACTTCCGGCAGATGCTGCGGGCCTGGGGGGCTACCCCGATCACGGCGGAGGTGATCGCCGGGGCGTTGGGCGGGCACCACGGACACTTCCCGAGCACCGGCTCGGTACGGCAGGCGCAACGCGAGGTCAACAACCACGGCGGTGCGAGGTGGGAGGCGATCCGGGAGGACGTGGCTCGGCGGGTCCTGGAGTTGCGCGGGCTCCCAGACCCCACTGGTTTGCCCTGGGGGCGTGTGCAGGCCAACGAGGTGGTTGGTACGGCGCTGGCCGCGCTGACGACATTGAGCGACTGGATCGCCTCCGACGTTACGAACTTCGAGTTCGCCGCCCCTGACGACCTGGAGGCCTACACCCGCCACGCCAACTCGCTGGCGGACGCCGCGGTTGGCCGCCTGGAATGGAAGGCTTGGCAGCTGGCCACCACCTTCGTCGACTTGTTCCCGGCATACCCGGTGCGCCCGGTGCAGTCCGTTGTGGAGGCGCTGACCAAAGACCTGGCCGAGCCCGGGCTTGTCGTGATCGAGGCCCCGACAGGCGAGGGCAAGACCAAAGCCGCTTTGCAGGCCGCGGCCGCGCTGTCCGCCAACACCGGTGCCGCGGGTGCGTACATCGCGGCGCCGACTAGGGCAACGGGCCAGCAGACGTTCAGGGAGCTCGACAAGCTGTTGTGCCAGCACGGCGATCCCGCACGGCCGGAGCTGGTCCACGCCGGAGCGGCTGAGTTCCTGGCTGAACTCGCCGCGCGACCGACCAGCGTGGGGGAGGACGATGAACAAGACTCGGACCTCCGGGCGCAGTCCTGGTTCACCAACAAAAAGAACCTTCTTGCGCCTGTTGGGGTGGGCACGGTCGACCAGGCGCTGAAAGGGGCCATCCGGTCCGGCCATGCCTTCGTGCGCCTGGTGGCGCTGACGAACAAGGTGTTTGTGGTGGATGAGGTCCACGCCTACGACACCTACATGTCCACCCTGCTCGACCGCTTGTTGGCCTGGTTGGGACGGATGGGCGTCAGCGTTGTGCTGTTGTCGGCCACTCTGCCCCGGCGTCGCCGTGACGAACTGATCGCCGCGTGGCGGGCCGGCGCGCTCGGGAGCATGCGGGCCGAACCACCGAAGCGGCACCGCGAGGATGCCTATCCCCGGGTCACCTTGGCGACCAGGGATAAGCCGGCCGAGGAGCACCCGGCCGAGCTGTCCGAGCTGAACGCGTCCAGGCCATTGGCGCTCAAGCGCATCTCTGACGACGAGGTCGTGGCCTGGGCTCTGGAGGAGGCCGGGAAAGGGCGGGCAGTGGCTGTCGTGCACAACCTCGTGCGCAGAGCGACCCACACCTACCAACAACTCCAGAGAAGCCTCACCAGGCTACCGAAGGGCAGGCGACCGAAGCTCTACCTGTACACCGGCCGGTTGACCAGCGGTCAACGTCGTGCGGTGGAGAACAAGCTGATCGACAGCTTCGGCGAGGGCGGGTCCCGGCATGCGGCGATCATCGTCGGGACCCAGGTGCTGGAGCAGGGACTGGACCTGGACTTCGACGCGATGCTCACCGACCTGGCCCCAGTGGACGTGCTGACCCAGCGCGCGGGCCGGCTGCACCGGCACTCCCGAGGTGGTAGCCGGGGAGAGTTCGTCCTGCACCTGGCCGGAGTCGCGGACGGCGACACCGGACCGGTTTTCCCGCCTTATCTCGACCGGGTGTACGATTCCATGATCTTGTTGCGAACCTGGGCTCTTCTGCGGGACAAGAAGAGCATCACACTACCCGCCGACGTGCCCGAGCTGATCGACGCCGTGTACGACCCGGCGGAGGGGATCGGTTGCCCGGCAGGGTGGCACGAGGCCTGGCAGGCCGCTGCGGAAAAGCTTTCACGTGCGCGCACCGAGTCCAATCACAAGGCCCGGCTCATGTACGTTCCGCATCCGGCTGCCCTCGACGACCTGAGCGAGCTCACCCGCAACCCGATGAACACCAGCCGAACCCGGGAAAAGAGCAGGAGGCGTTGA
- the casA gene encoding type I-E CRISPR-associated protein Cse1/CasA — MPDDQETLSVDVVLLTLDWNRCRPVDSDVEVDLNGNSEPSNEVVSALLNSALTLVAEGDIPPDLVGELVETAVPPLFRSSPSLLDHRALLFSDGRCAVGGHLLQYHQASGLELGEPPAEPPMVEQSFDLLTQPWIPVLCNDGNTDMVSLTDLFTRSRTIRRITGETAPMTAALYRLVLALLHRIYGPGSETEWKDLWETESFPRGPMAEYRDRFADRFDLFHETRPFLQCPQLAALRPATPAKLVPYRAVGNNVTLFDHTTADDEVVLRADEAARWLVTTHAFDPGGMKTPFLKDKSSERAHCNNFGVILVEGANLHETLLLNTLVYHPVNERPVMTTADDCPVWEREEPPLGLPGKARPRGWTDLLTWPSRRILLSSENGMVTGVVLTPGDRLMIDVVAEEKMAAFRRPRDPKGKIKKDAPLLPVRLHPVRGVWRHSVDLLMKDLWLEGDHHRAPALDQLDHFTGREHIPADAEYTLRVFGQRLDKKAAVIEAWQEEEVPAPVPLLRSRDERVGGLIGEAISLADEIGSALRALQANFRRELKAEPYADIDLSYWPRLARPFGTLLSSIGRCLDEGKTAWDPAWTWAEAVIRLGEETASRWVRSSPLEATSLLVLGKHHAQFLSRLATTKKTYRLKIVGYCAPEDDDD, encoded by the coding sequence GTGCCCGACGATCAGGAAACGCTGAGTGTCGACGTCGTCCTGCTCACCTTGGACTGGAACCGGTGCAGACCGGTCGACAGCGATGTCGAGGTAGACCTGAACGGCAACAGCGAGCCGTCGAACGAGGTCGTCTCAGCTCTGCTGAACTCCGCGCTCACCCTCGTCGCCGAGGGCGACATCCCACCCGACCTCGTTGGCGAACTCGTTGAAACTGCCGTGCCCCCGTTGTTCCGGTCCAGCCCCTCGCTGTTGGACCACCGGGCTTTGCTGTTCTCGGACGGCCGGTGTGCCGTCGGCGGCCACCTGCTCCAGTACCACCAGGCGAGCGGCCTGGAACTCGGTGAGCCTCCCGCCGAACCGCCCATGGTCGAACAGTCCTTCGACTTGCTCACCCAGCCGTGGATCCCGGTGCTGTGCAACGACGGCAACACCGACATGGTCAGCTTGACCGACCTGTTCACCCGTTCGCGGACGATCCGTCGGATCACCGGCGAGACCGCGCCGATGACGGCCGCGCTGTACCGGCTTGTGCTGGCCTTGCTGCACCGGATCTACGGACCAGGAAGCGAGACCGAGTGGAAGGACCTGTGGGAAACGGAGAGCTTCCCGCGCGGTCCCATGGCCGAGTACCGCGACCGCTTCGCTGACCGGTTCGACCTCTTCCATGAAACACGCCCGTTCCTCCAATGTCCGCAGCTCGCCGCCCTGCGGCCTGCCACGCCCGCAAAACTGGTCCCCTACCGTGCTGTGGGCAACAACGTCACCCTCTTCGACCACACCACCGCTGACGACGAAGTCGTTCTGCGCGCTGACGAAGCAGCTCGGTGGCTGGTCACAACGCATGCCTTCGACCCTGGCGGGATGAAGACGCCTTTCCTGAAGGACAAGTCCTCCGAACGCGCGCACTGCAACAACTTCGGCGTGATCCTGGTAGAGGGCGCGAACCTGCACGAGACGTTGCTGCTGAACACGCTGGTCTATCACCCGGTGAACGAGAGGCCGGTGATGACCACCGCGGACGACTGCCCGGTCTGGGAGCGGGAGGAACCACCGCTCGGCCTGCCCGGCAAGGCCCGGCCGCGTGGCTGGACCGACCTGCTCACGTGGCCGTCGCGACGGATCCTGCTGTCGAGCGAGAACGGGATGGTCACCGGCGTTGTGCTCACCCCCGGCGACCGGCTCATGATCGATGTGGTCGCCGAGGAGAAGATGGCCGCCTTCCGACGACCACGCGATCCCAAGGGCAAGATCAAGAAAGACGCTCCGCTGCTGCCAGTGCGACTTCACCCGGTGCGAGGGGTGTGGAGGCACAGCGTCGATCTGCTGATGAAAGACCTGTGGCTTGAGGGCGACCACCACCGTGCGCCGGCACTCGACCAGCTCGACCACTTCACCGGTCGTGAGCACATTCCGGCCGACGCGGAATACACCCTGCGCGTGTTCGGGCAGCGTCTGGACAAGAAGGCCGCCGTGATCGAGGCCTGGCAGGAGGAAGAGGTGCCTGCCCCGGTCCCGTTGCTGCGTTCCCGGGACGAACGGGTTGGTGGCCTGATCGGTGAGGCCATCTCACTCGCCGACGAGATCGGCTCAGCCCTGCGAGCCCTGCAGGCGAACTTCCGCCGGGAGCTGAAGGCCGAGCCATACGCCGACATCGACCTCTCCTACTGGCCTCGGCTGGCCCGCCCGTTCGGGACGTTGTTGAGCAGCATCGGCCGGTGTCTTGACGAAGGCAAAACCGCATGGGACCCCGCGTGGACGTGGGCAGAAGCGGTGATCCGGCTCGGAGAGGAGACCGCCAGCCGGTGGGTGCGGTCCTCGCCTCTGGAGGCCACCAGCTTGCTCGTGCTCGGCAAGCATCACGCCCAGTTCCTGAGTCGGCTGGCTACAACGAAGAAGACCTATCGCCTGAAGATCGTCGGCTACTGCGCGCCGGAGGACGATGATGACTGA
- the casB gene encoding type I-E CRISPR-associated protein Cse2/CasB, translated as MTDRTPTPRTSYIAQLHGIERALNSGIQKRVAGARHDLALLRRSLTGGRQAEAYEVVFRDAMPDRSQEQEVWVLVGGLFALHPSPWRDAGRIRSIGASMGLLSKKAPNAATVTRRFTQLLGRSPAALPYDLRQAVRLLADHGVPVHYGRLLDDLVVLLGKEPRGERASEVRLTWAREYHLPRTATTTTEPAEPGSTALENTP; from the coding sequence ATGACTGACCGGACCCCGACGCCTCGAACGAGCTACATCGCTCAGTTGCACGGCATCGAGCGTGCTCTGAACTCGGGTATTCAAAAACGGGTTGCTGGTGCCCGTCACGACCTGGCCTTGCTACGCCGAAGCTTGACCGGCGGGCGCCAGGCTGAGGCATACGAGGTCGTGTTCCGCGACGCGATGCCCGACCGCAGCCAGGAACAGGAGGTCTGGGTGCTGGTGGGTGGGCTGTTCGCCTTGCACCCGTCGCCCTGGCGGGATGCCGGACGGATCCGCAGCATCGGGGCATCGATGGGATTGCTGAGCAAGAAGGCGCCCAACGCGGCCACCGTGACCAGACGATTCACCCAGCTCCTCGGACGCAGCCCGGCAGCACTTCCGTACGACCTTCGGCAAGCCGTGCGCCTTCTCGCGGACCACGGTGTCCCGGTCCACTACGGCAGGCTCCTCGACGACCTGGTTGTTCTGCTGGGCAAGGAACCTCGTGGTGAACGCGCCAGCGAGGTCCGGCTCACCTGGGCCCGCGAGTACCACCTGCCCCGTACCGCCACGACCACCACCGAGCCGGCCGAACCAGGCTCGACTGCTCTGGAGAACACACCGTGA
- the cas7e gene encoding type I-E CRISPR-associated protein Cas7/Cse4/CasC: MIIELHLLQSFPVSNLNRDDLGQPKTASVGGHLRARISSQSLKRAARKLFTEYGLDKSEVGVRTKRLLTQVENQLADQGRDRDEARGVVIAALEQLGFGVDSAKGLTEYLLFVSTETIDRLAELCTQNWDSLSAFASAKSGAKQAKAKLDKAAQAEVKRVLDASRATDIALFGRMIADNKDLNVDAASQVAHAISTHVAVTEFDYFTAVDDFLPTEESGADMIGTVDFNSACYYRYANINLEQLARNLDNDRDLVRRAAKAWLYAFINAVPGGKQNSTAARTMPDTLLGVARPHGAWNLSNAFLNPVSADDLMAESTTRLIDHFTKLRSFYGKSNIASAVAASVSRDLAPADGLAIADNVDDFVEAVLTGAAA, translated from the coding sequence GTGATCATCGAACTGCACCTGCTCCAGTCCTTCCCGGTGAGCAATCTCAACCGCGACGACCTCGGCCAGCCCAAGACCGCGTCGGTCGGTGGCCACCTCAGAGCCCGGATCTCCAGCCAGAGCCTCAAACGAGCCGCGCGAAAGCTCTTCACCGAGTACGGACTCGACAAGTCCGAGGTCGGTGTGCGTACCAAACGGTTGCTCACGCAGGTAGAGAACCAGTTGGCTGACCAGGGGCGCGACCGGGATGAAGCGCGAGGCGTGGTCATCGCGGCGCTGGAACAGCTCGGCTTCGGCGTCGACTCGGCCAAGGGACTCACCGAGTACCTGCTGTTCGTCAGCACGGAGACGATCGACCGGCTGGCCGAGCTCTGCACACAGAACTGGGACAGCCTGTCGGCCTTCGCCTCGGCCAAGTCGGGAGCGAAGCAGGCCAAGGCCAAACTCGACAAGGCGGCCCAGGCGGAGGTCAAGCGTGTCCTGGATGCCAGCCGCGCCACCGACATCGCGCTGTTCGGCCGTATGATCGCTGACAACAAAGACCTCAACGTCGACGCCGCGTCCCAGGTCGCCCATGCGATCTCCACCCACGTGGCCGTCACCGAGTTCGACTACTTCACCGCCGTGGATGACTTCCTGCCCACCGAGGAGTCCGGCGCGGACATGATCGGCACGGTGGACTTCAACTCCGCCTGCTACTACCGGTACGCCAACATCAACCTGGAACAACTGGCCCGGAACCTCGACAACGACCGCGACTTGGTGCGCCGCGCCGCCAAGGCGTGGCTGTACGCCTTCATCAACGCCGTTCCCGGTGGCAAGCAGAACTCGACGGCGGCCCGGACGATGCCTGACACCCTGCTGGGCGTGGCCCGCCCGCACGGCGCGTGGAACCTGTCCAACGCCTTCCTCAACCCGGTCAGCGCCGACGACTTGATGGCAGAGTCCACGACCAGGCTGATCGACCACTTCACCAAGCTCAGGTCCTTCTACGGGAAGTCCAACATCGCCTCCGCTGTGGCCGCCTCGGTCTCCAGGGACTTGGCACCGGCCGACGGACTGGCCATCGCGGACAACGTCGATGACTTCGTCGAGGCGGTACTGACCGGGGCAGCGGCGTGA
- the cas5e gene encoding type I-E CRISPR-associated protein Cas5/CasD, giving the protein MTTSLALCFDAPMQSWGTRARGIVRDSTAEPTKSGVIGVLGAALGVERDDEPRIAELAELRLGVRVDREGLLERDYHTTQDVPTTQGTGHRTVVSERYYLANALFLVVLEGERLLLERVADAIRNPRYPMFFGRKAYVPSRPLLLPEAAPVDRGLDEMIAEHSWLEPSDLARNRALRDKERSALRTVVDCAPTQAGAEARNDQPVSFAHDHRRHGPRTVLVSQTPLTDRMIVEGVSLCS; this is encoded by the coding sequence GTGACGACGAGCTTGGCGCTGTGCTTCGACGCGCCCATGCAGTCGTGGGGGACACGGGCCCGGGGAATCGTCCGCGACAGCACCGCGGAGCCGACGAAGTCCGGGGTGATCGGAGTGCTCGGCGCCGCTCTAGGCGTTGAACGGGATGACGAGCCACGCATCGCCGAGCTGGCCGAGCTGCGCCTGGGCGTGCGGGTGGATCGCGAAGGGCTTCTGGAACGCGACTACCACACCACCCAGGATGTTCCCACCACGCAGGGAACCGGTCACCGCACCGTCGTCAGCGAGCGCTACTACCTGGCCAACGCCCTGTTCCTCGTGGTCCTGGAAGGCGAGAGGCTGCTGCTGGAGCGGGTGGCTGACGCGATACGCAATCCCCGCTACCCGATGTTCTTCGGCCGCAAGGCGTACGTCCCGTCGCGACCCTTGCTGCTCCCGGAGGCTGCTCCCGTGGACCGCGGCCTTGACGAGATGATCGCTGAGCACAGCTGGCTCGAACCGTCTGATCTAGCCCGGAATCGTGCACTGCGAGACAAGGAGCGATCGGCACTGCGCACGGTGGTCGACTGCGCGCCAACCCAGGCGGGAGCGGAAGCCCGCAACGACCAACCGGTGAGCTTCGCCCACGACCACCGCCGACACGGCCCCCGAACAGTCCTCGTCAGCCAAACCCCCCTCACCGACCGCATGATCGTAGAGGGAGTGAGTCTGTGTTCCTGA
- the cas6e gene encoding type I-E CRISPR-associated protein Cas6/Cse3/CasE encodes MFLTKLVINPLSPQFRTDARDVQNMHRTVMSGFPEEQPSDAYRQTHGVLWRLDQTDHIVHYVQSATEPDWSRLPESHLIGSAQVRSLQPVLDAIAPGRKFAFRLQANATRCVRTDDKPHVPTRVPLKDPDEQLGWLARKGDQHGFVIPAGHHGRPDVAASPVSRLTGNRKNHRLTITPVRFDGHLVVTDAEVFRQAVIGGIGRAKAYGCGLLSLTRPLSP; translated from the coding sequence GTGTTCCTGACAAAACTCGTGATCAACCCCCTGTCCCCGCAGTTCCGGACGGATGCCCGCGATGTCCAGAACATGCACCGCACGGTGATGTCCGGCTTTCCGGAAGAGCAGCCCAGCGATGCCTACAGGCAGACACACGGCGTGCTGTGGCGACTGGACCAAACCGACCACATCGTCCACTACGTTCAGAGCGCGACCGAACCCGACTGGAGCCGTCTCCCTGAGAGTCACCTGATCGGCTCCGCCCAGGTCCGCTCACTGCAGCCAGTCCTGGACGCCATCGCTCCAGGCCGAAAATTCGCCTTCCGGCTACAGGCCAACGCCACGCGCTGCGTCCGGACCGACGACAAGCCGCACGTCCCCACCCGAGTGCCGCTCAAAGATCCCGACGAACAACTGGGATGGCTGGCCAGGAAGGGCGATCAACACGGCTTCGTAATCCCGGCAGGTCACCACGGCCGCCCTGACGTCGCCGCAAGCCCGGTCTCGCGGCTCACCGGTAACCGGAAGAACCACCGCCTGACTATCACCCCAGTCCGGTTCGACGGCCACCTCGTCGTCACCGATGCCGAGGTGTTTCGCCAGGCGGTCATCGGCGGCATCGGTCGCGCAAAGGCGTATGGCTGCGGCCTTCTGAGCCTCACCCGTCCACTCTCTCCTTGA
- the ligD gene encoding non-homologous end-joining DNA ligase LigD, whose amino-acid sequence MRGQSFFEKNVSRGAPDWLPTAHLPTSGRRSRDGTNGVIEYPLVTELAGLMWLADLAALELHVPQWRIAPGLTRRLPDRLVFDLAPGPGTTIVTCCRIAERPWEIVAAGGLSSVCTTNSSKGMQVYCPIEVQAGVGRRQGLADRGAGLQRSAARAWPGCAAGCPGYPT is encoded by the coding sequence GTGCGTGGGCAGAGCTTCTTCGAGAAGAACGTCTCGCGCGGTGCCCCGGACTGGCTGCCGACCGCCCATCTGCCCACCAGCGGGCGCCGCAGCCGAGACGGCACGAACGGCGTGATCGAGTACCCGTTGGTCACGGAGTTGGCCGGGTTGATGTGGCTGGCCGACCTCGCCGCGCTGGAACTGCACGTCCCGCAGTGGCGGATCGCCCCCGGGCTCACCCGCAGGCTGCCCGACCGGCTGGTCTTCGACCTGGCCCCCGGGCCCGGCACGACGATCGTGACCTGTTGCCGGATCGCCGAGCGCCCGTGGGAGATCGTGGCCGCCGGCGGGCTGAGCTCGGTGTGCACCACGAACAGTTCCAAGGGTATGCAGGTCTACTGCCCCATCGAGGTACAGGCTGGTGTTGGCCGTCGACAGGGCCTGGCTGACCGGGGTGCCGGCCTCCAGCGCTCAGCGGCGCGCGCGTGGCCTGGTTGCGCGGCGGGATGCCCGGGGTACCCGACATGA
- a CDS encoding RICIN domain-containing protein, whose product MNDDEGDLVVILNSYRGVQGGIMMRFRARAVLACAATTCAAILAAAGLATAQTPATSGPTPPSPGMAAVAFADVPTGFMVNANSGRCLIVPGGDGGNGVQVRQHDCLGQDYRRWEIGQTEPGYVMIRNKQTQKCLAIPGADPADGVPVIQHECVREWQDQRWQRVPVDNGFAYVNSVTGRCISVKDAVQWSDAPIVQQECAFTPFQVWREYK is encoded by the coding sequence GTGAACGATGACGAAGGCGACCTCGTCGTGATTCTGAACTCCTATCGTGGAGTGCAGGGGGGAATAATGATGCGATTTCGTGCACGTGCTGTTTTGGCATGCGCCGCGACTACTTGTGCGGCGATTCTGGCCGCCGCCGGCTTGGCCACGGCGCAGACGCCGGCTACCTCAGGCCCTACTCCGCCGTCGCCGGGGATGGCCGCGGTTGCCTTCGCTGACGTGCCGACCGGGTTCATGGTCAACGCCAACAGCGGTCGCTGCCTGATCGTGCCCGGCGGTGACGGAGGCAATGGTGTCCAGGTCCGTCAGCACGACTGCCTGGGGCAGGACTACCGGCGCTGGGAGATCGGTCAGACTGAACCCGGCTACGTGATGATCCGGAACAAGCAGACCCAGAAGTGCCTGGCCATCCCAGGAGCCGACCCCGCTGACGGGGTCCCGGTCATCCAGCACGAATGCGTTCGTGAGTGGCAGGACCAGCGCTGGCAGCGCGTGCCGGTGGACAACGGCTTCGCCTACGTCAACTCCGTCACCGGGCGATGCATCTCGGTCAAGGACGCTGTTCAGTGGAGTGACGCGCCGATCGTCCAGCAGGAGTGCGCGTTCACTCCGTTCCAGGTCTGGCGCGAATACAAGTAG